Proteins from a genomic interval of Burkholderia cepacia GG4:
- a CDS encoding MdtB/MuxB family multidrug efflux RND transporter permease subunit has translation MNPSRLFILRPVGTALLMAAIMLAGLVALRFLPLAALPEVDYPTIQVQTFYPGASPEVMTSSVTAPLERQFGQMPSLNQMSSQSSAGASVITLQFSLDLPLDIAEQEVQAAINAAGNLLPSDLPAPPIYAKVNPADAPVLTLAITSKTLPLTQVQDLADTRLAMKISQIAGVGLVSLSGGNRPAVRIQANPTALAQYGMNLDDLRTTISNLNVNTPKGNFDGPTRAYTINANDQLTSADQYNSAVVAYKSGRPVMLTDVAKVVAGSENTKLGAWVNAEPAIILNVQRQPGANVIQTVDAIKAQLPKLQETLPAALDVQIVTDRTTMIRAAVRDVQFELLLAVGLVVLVMYLFLANIYATIIPSLSVPLSLIGTLAVMYMAGFSLNNLSLMALTIATGFVVDDAIVMIENIARYVEEGDTGLEAALKGSKQIGFTIISLTVSLIAVLIPLLFMGDVVGRLFHEFAITLAVTIVISAVVSLTLVPMMCAKLLRHSPPPESHRFEARVHRAIDWVIARYGVALEWVLNRQRSTLVVALLTLALTALLYVYVPKGFFPAQDTGVIQAITQAPQSISYGAMAERQQALATEILKDPNVESLTSFIGVDGSNITLNSGRMLINLKARDDRSETAAQIIRDLQQRVAHVTGISLFMQSVQDLTIDSTVSPTQYQFMLTSPNPDEFATWVPKLVTRLQQEPSLADVATDLQSNGQSVYIAIDRASAARFGITPATVDNALYDAFGQRIVSTIFTQSNQYRVILESEPKEQHYAESLNDIYLPSAGGGQVPLSSIASFHERPSPLLVAHLSQFPSTTISFNLAPGASLGEAVKAIDAAEKDIGLPTSFQTRFQGAALAFQASLSNQLFLILAAVVTMYIVLGVLYESYIHPITILSTLPSAGVGALLALMITGHDLDIIGIIGIVLLIGIVKKNAIMMIDFALEAERVEGKPPREAIYQACLLRFRPILMTTLAALLGAVPLMVGAGAGSELRQPLGIAIAGGLIVSQVLTLFTTPVIYLGFDGLARRVRGWFERHGPDAGKHTGA, from the coding sequence ATGAATCCATCCCGCCTCTTCATTCTCCGGCCGGTCGGCACCGCCCTCCTGATGGCGGCGATCATGCTGGCCGGCCTCGTCGCGCTGCGCTTCCTGCCGCTCGCCGCGCTGCCCGAAGTCGACTACCCGACGATCCAGGTCCAGACCTTCTATCCGGGCGCGAGCCCGGAGGTGATGACGTCGTCGGTCACCGCGCCGCTCGAACGGCAGTTCGGCCAGATGCCGTCGCTGAACCAGATGTCGTCGCAAAGCTCGGCCGGCGCATCGGTGATCACGCTGCAGTTCTCGCTCGACCTGCCGCTCGACATCGCCGAACAGGAAGTGCAGGCCGCGATCAACGCGGCCGGCAACCTGCTGCCGTCCGACCTCCCGGCCCCGCCGATCTACGCGAAGGTCAACCCGGCCGACGCGCCGGTGCTGACGCTCGCCATCACGTCGAAGACCCTGCCGCTCACGCAGGTGCAGGACCTGGCCGACACGCGCCTCGCGATGAAGATCTCGCAGATCGCGGGCGTCGGCCTCGTCAGCCTGTCGGGCGGCAACCGGCCGGCCGTGCGGATCCAGGCGAACCCGACCGCGCTCGCGCAGTACGGGATGAACCTCGACGACCTGCGCACGACCATCTCGAACCTGAACGTGAACACGCCGAAGGGCAACTTCGACGGCCCGACGCGCGCGTACACGATCAACGCGAACGACCAGCTGACGAGCGCCGACCAGTACAACTCCGCGGTCGTCGCCTACAAGAGCGGCCGCCCGGTGATGCTGACCGACGTCGCGAAGGTCGTCGCCGGCTCGGAGAACACCAAGCTCGGCGCGTGGGTCAACGCGGAGCCCGCGATCATCCTGAACGTGCAGCGCCAGCCGGGCGCGAACGTGATCCAGACCGTCGACGCGATCAAGGCGCAGTTGCCGAAGCTGCAGGAAACGCTGCCCGCCGCGCTCGACGTGCAGATCGTCACCGACCGCACGACGATGATCCGCGCGGCCGTGCGCGACGTGCAGTTCGAGCTGCTGCTCGCGGTCGGGCTGGTCGTGCTCGTGATGTACCTGTTCCTCGCGAACATCTACGCGACCATCATCCCGAGCCTGTCGGTGCCGCTGTCGCTGATCGGCACGCTCGCGGTGATGTACATGGCCGGCTTCTCGCTGAACAACCTGTCGCTGATGGCGCTCACCATCGCGACCGGCTTCGTCGTCGACGATGCGATCGTGATGATCGAGAACATCGCGCGCTACGTCGAGGAAGGCGATACCGGGCTCGAGGCCGCGCTGAAAGGTTCGAAGCAGATCGGCTTCACGATCATCTCGCTGACGGTGTCGCTGATCGCGGTGCTGATCCCGCTGCTGTTCATGGGCGACGTGGTCGGCCGGCTGTTCCACGAATTCGCGATCACGCTCGCGGTGACGATCGTGATCTCGGCGGTCGTATCGCTCACGCTCGTGCCGATGATGTGCGCGAAGCTGCTGCGCCATTCGCCGCCGCCCGAGAGCCACCGCTTCGAGGCGCGCGTGCACCGCGCGATCGACTGGGTGATCGCGCGCTACGGGGTCGCGCTCGAGTGGGTGCTGAACCGCCAGCGCTCGACGCTCGTCGTCGCGCTGCTGACGCTCGCGCTGACCGCCCTGCTCTACGTCTACGTGCCGAAGGGCTTCTTCCCCGCGCAGGATACCGGCGTGATCCAGGCGATCACGCAGGCGCCGCAGTCGATCTCCTACGGCGCAATGGCCGAACGCCAGCAGGCGCTCGCGACCGAGATCCTGAAGGACCCGAACGTCGAGAGCCTGACGTCGTTCATCGGCGTCGACGGCAGCAACATCACGCTGAACAGCGGCCGGATGCTGATCAACCTGAAGGCGCGCGACGACCGCTCCGAGACGGCCGCGCAGATCATCCGCGACCTGCAGCAGCGCGTCGCGCACGTCACCGGCATCTCGCTGTTCATGCAGTCGGTGCAGGACCTGACAATCGACTCGACCGTGAGCCCGACGCAGTACCAGTTCATGCTGACGAGCCCGAACCCGGACGAGTTCGCGACCTGGGTGCCGAAGCTCGTCACGCGGCTGCAGCAGGAGCCGTCGCTCGCCGACGTCGCGACCGACCTGCAGAGCAACGGCCAGTCGGTCTACATCGCGATCGACCGCGCGAGCGCCGCGCGCTTCGGCATCACGCCGGCGACCGTCGACAACGCGCTGTACGACGCGTTCGGCCAGCGCATCGTATCGACCATCTTCACGCAGTCGAACCAGTACCGCGTGATTCTCGAGTCGGAGCCGAAGGAGCAGCATTACGCCGAATCGCTGAACGACATCTACCTGCCGTCCGCGGGCGGCGGCCAGGTGCCGCTGTCGTCGATCGCGTCGTTCCACGAGCGGCCGTCGCCGCTGCTCGTCGCGCACCTGTCGCAGTTCCCGTCGACGACGATCTCGTTCAACCTCGCGCCGGGCGCGTCGCTCGGCGAAGCGGTGAAGGCGATCGATGCGGCCGAGAAGGACATCGGGCTGCCGACGTCGTTCCAGACGCGCTTCCAGGGTGCGGCGCTCGCGTTCCAGGCCTCGCTGTCGAACCAGCTGTTCCTGATCCTCGCGGCGGTCGTCACGATGTACATCGTGCTCGGCGTGCTGTACGAGAGCTACATCCACCCGATCACGATCCTGTCGACGCTGCCGTCGGCCGGCGTCGGCGCGCTGCTCGCGCTGATGATCACCGGGCACGACCTCGACATCATCGGGATCATCGGCATCGTGCTGCTGATCGGCATCGTGAAGAAGAACGCGATCATGATGATCGACTTCGCGCTCGAGGCCGAGCGCGTCGAAGGCAAGCCGCCGCGCGAGGCGATCTACCAGGCGTGCCTGCTGCGCTTCCGGCCGATCCTGATGACGACGCTCGCCGCGCTGCTCGGCGCGGTGCCGCTGATGGTCGGCGCCGGCGCGGGCTCCGAGCTGCGCCAGCCGCTCGGGATCGCGATCGCGGGCGGCCTGATCGTGTCGCAGGTGCTGACGCTGTTCACGACGCCGGTGATCTACCTCGGCTTCGACGGGCTCGCGCGCCGCGTGCGCGGCTGGTTCGAACGGCACGGCCCCGACGCCGGCAAGCATACGGGTGCGTAA